The DNA window TGCTGGCGGTGGAAGAGCCTGAGAACAGCCTTTCGCCTCAGTATCTAGGTCGCGTCATCCAATCGCTTCGGGATCTCAAAGAAGAGTCAGGAGGGCAAGCGATTGTGGCCACGCACTCGCCTGCCATCTTGCGCAGAGCAACGCCTGATTTAATCCGCCATCTGCGGCTTGATGCTGATCGAACCACACAAGTCAGCCAAATCGTTCTTCCGGATGAGGCCGGAGAGGCAGGTAAGTTCGTTCGTCAGGCAGTAATGGCCTATCCGGAGGTCTACTTCGCCAAGCTCGTCGTGTTGGGTGAGGGCGACAGCGAGGACATCGTGCTGCATCGCATGCTCGGCGCAATGGGCGTCGAAGCGGACGCATCCAGTGTCTGCGTGGCGCCTCTGGGCGGTCGCCATGTCAATCATTTCTGGCGCTTACTATCCAGTTTGCGCGTGCCTTATATCACACTGCTTGACCTTGACTACGGGCGCCATGGCGGAGGATGGGGGCGCATCAAAGTCGCACATGGCTATTTGCGCCAGTTTCCAAACGGCCATCCAGTGCGCACCGCTGCTGAGGTGAATGCGCTTCCCGGATGGAAAACATCTTGTGGCGGAGAGGACTTCTTTGAAGAGCTGCGCTTTTTGAAACGTGCGGGTGTGTTCTTCTCGCTCCCCATTGATCTTGATTTCATCATGATGCGCAAGTTTCCAGACGCCTATGGTGCGATGGGGCAGCCATTGGGCGATGACGATGATTTAATAACTGCGGTGAACCGCCCCGGGATTTCGGGAGGCTGTTTGGTTTGAGTCACGCCGCTTTGGCGTAACCGGCCTGTTGTCGATAGTAAGCCTCTTCGGCTTCCGCTGGCGGAATGTTCCCGATCGACCCCAGCAAGCGTTTGTGGTTGTACCAGTCCACCCAATCCAGCGTGGCCAGTTCCACATCCTGGCGGTTGCGCCACGCGCGCCGGTGGATCACCTCGGCCTTGTACAACCCGTTGATCGTCTCGGCCAACGCGTTGTCATAGCTATCGCCCACGCTGCCCACCGACGGCTCGATCCCGGCGTCGGCCAGCCGCTCGGTGTAGCGGATCGACACATACTGCACGCCGCGGTCGGAGTGGTGGATCAGGCCGCCTTCGGTTGGACGACGCGCATGCAGCGCCTGCTCCAGCGCGTCCAGCACGAAGTCCGTGTGCGCCGTCTGCGACACCTTCCAGCCCACGATCCGCCGTGCGTACACGTCGATCACGAAGGCCACGTACACGAACCCGGCCCAGGTCGAGACATACGTGAAGTCGCTGACCCACAGTCGGTTCGGCGACGGCGCATGGAACTGTCGGTTCACCTTGTCCAGCGGGCACGGCCGCTTGTCGCTGATCGTGGTCTTGACCACCTTCCCGCGTACCACGCCGCGCAGGCCAAGTGCGCCCATCAGTCGCTCCACCGTGCAGCGGGCCACCGCATAGCCCTCGCGCTTGAGCTGCCGCCAGACCTTGCGCACGCCGTACACCTGTCGGTTCTGCTCCCATACCCGCCGGATCTGCGGGCGCAGCGCCTGGTCCTTCCACCAGCGGTTCGGGCGCAAGTTCGCGTCCGCTTCCCGCTGCGCGTGGCGGTAATACGTCGACGGGGCAACCTGCAGCACCTTGCAGATTGGCTCGACCCCGTGAACATCGCAATGTTCGGTCACGAACGTGGTCAGGGCTTGAAGCGGCGGTCGAGCTCCGCCTGGGCAAAATACGCGCTGGCCTTGCGCAGGATCTCGTTGGCTTGCCTCAGCTCGCGCACTTCGCGTTCCAGCGCTTTCATCCGCGTCCGCTCGTCCGTCGTCAGCCCCTGACGCTTGCCGGCATCACGCTCGGCCTGACGCACCCAGTTGCACAGCGTCTGCGACGAACAGCCAATCTTCCCGGCAATCGATTCGATCGCCGCCCACTGCGAGCCGTACTCGCCCTGATGCTCCCGCACCAGCCGAACCGCGCGCTCTCGCACTTCCGGTGAATATTTCGTCTTGCTCATCGCCCCATCTTCTCAAGAGTTGGAGCCTCCCGAAATCCCGGGGCGGTTCAGTTCTGTATGCTTTGACCGCACAGGACGATGACGAGCAAGGCGACTGGATCAGGCTGCTGAGTGCCGCTCGTGATCGTGTGGGTAAGGGGCTTTTCGCTGATCACGCGGAGCTTGCCTTCGAGCAGTTGCAGGAAGTCATGGCGTTGATTCCGATTCCAACACTGCTGTTGCTCTCTTCCGAATACGATCCCGGGCGCGTTGCCGAAATTTTGGGTCAGGTCTACGAGGTTCTCGGGAATTTTATTCATCAGCACCACGATCTGGACCAAGCTCTGGCAAGATTTCTGGACGAAGGGTCAGTCCGGGTGATGACGATCCACAAATGCAAGGGCATGGAGTTTGAGTGCGTCGTTTTACCGTGCACAGAGCAGGAGACTTGGTGGGGCGATCGAGACGAGAACCGAAATGCCTACTTCGTCGGTGTGAGTCGAGCCAAACAGAACCTTATCGTGACTTATGTGGACCGAAGGAGCAAGCCTGCTGGCGCTACATCACGCTGGGATATCGCACGACATCCACAGGAAGAATTCATCGGGTATGTTAACGCTGGGGCACTTGCTCTATAACGCTAGGTGACAACCGCTGCTGCGGATCGGATCGTGCCTGTATTGGCGACAAGGCTAGCTGGCCTCCCTTGATAGAAATAAATATGGGATGCCGCTGCCAAGTAGCTCATAGTAATATTTGGGAGGTGTTGCGAATGCCAGCTTTGCGGGGAATGGGCAAATAGAGAGGCTAGAACAGCGAGATCCGCGAAGCGAAGGCGTACAAGCTATTATTTTATTATATATTATTCTTTTTAAGAATTTAATTTAAGGTGGGGAACAGATGAAGATGATGCTCGCCAGCGAAATGCGTGCAGGTGACGTTTTGCTTTGTTATAAGGATGCGAAAATTGACCCGGTTGGTAAAGGCATCACTCACGTTACTGACAGCGAATACACACATGCTGCCATTTGCATCAGCTCTAGCGTTGCCGCAGAGGCAACGGTCTCGGCTGGCGTATCTAAGGTTCAGCTTGAAAGCCTTATCGAACGTTACGATCACGTTGCCGTATTTCGTCAACCTGATGCGTGGAAACCTGCATCGCGCATTCAAGTCATGAATG is part of the Xanthomonas fragariae genome and encodes:
- a CDS encoding 3'-5' exonuclease; this translates as MTAQDDDEQGDWIRLLSAARDRVGKGLFADHAELAFEQLQEVMALIPIPTLLLLSSEYDPGRVAEILGQVYEVLGNFIHQHHDLDQALARFLDEGSVRVMTIHKCKGMEFECVVLPCTEQETWWGDRDENRNAYFVGVSRAKQNLIVTYVDRRSKPAGATSRWDIARHPQEEFIGYVNAGALAL
- a CDS encoding IS3 family transposase (programmed frameshift), coding for MSKTKYSPEVRERAVRLVREHQGEYGSQWAAIESIAGKIGCSSQTLCNWVRQAERDAGKRQGLTTDERTRMKALEREVRELRQANEILRKASAYFCPGGARPPLQALTTFVTEHCDVHGVEPICKVLQVAPSTYYRHAQREADANLRPNRWWKDQALRPQIRRVWEQNRQVYGVRKVWRQLKREGYAVARCTVERLMGALGLRGVVRGKVVKTTISDKRPCPLDKVNRQFHAPSPNRLWVSDFTYVSTWAGFVYVAFVIDVYARRIVGWKVSQTAHTDFVLDALEQALHARRPTEGGLIHHSDRGVQYVSIRYTERLADAGIEPSVGSVGDSYDNALAETINGLYKAEVIHRRAWRNRQDVELATLDWVDWYNHKRLLGSIGNIPPAEAEEAYYRQQAGYAKAA